One Pseudomonadota bacterium DNA window includes the following coding sequences:
- a CDS encoding serine/threonine protein kinase, with product MADVDVVKKSAVEAAHPFDRLTPSFILDALEAQGLACDGRLLALNSYENRVYQAGLDEAEPVIVKFYRPGRWSAEQIQEEIDFTCELDELECPVVAPLFDGDDEALFEHAGFFYTISPRRGGRAPELDDLSNLEVFGRTLGRMHQAGAAEDFEHRPVLDAQGFGHDSVEFLLASEMVPPELQEAWEAVARQVLLEVDAHMDFVPASRWIRCHGDCHAGNVLWREYTPWFVDFDDARTAPRIQDLWMLLSGDRDRQQAQLAKLIAGYREFCDFDSTELNLIESLRSLRMLHHSAWLARRWDDPAFPPAFPWFGTQRYWEQQILELKEQLAAMREPPLELL from the coding sequence ATGGCGGACGTTGATGTGGTGAAGAAGTCGGCCGTCGAGGCAGCTCATCCTTTCGATAGGTTGACGCCTAGCTTCATCCTCGACGCCCTCGAAGCGCAGGGCCTAGCTTGCGACGGCCGCCTGCTCGCTCTGAACAGCTACGAGAACCGCGTCTACCAGGCGGGCCTCGATGAGGCGGAGCCGGTGATAGTCAAGTTCTATCGACCCGGGCGTTGGAGCGCGGAGCAGATACAGGAGGAGATCGACTTCACCTGCGAGCTCGATGAGCTTGAGTGTCCGGTAGTAGCGCCCTTGTTCGATGGCGATGATGAGGCGCTGTTCGAACACGCGGGCTTTTTCTACACGATTTCGCCCCGTCGCGGCGGTCGGGCACCGGAGCTTGATGACCTGAGCAACCTCGAGGTCTTCGGACGTACCCTTGGGCGCATGCACCAGGCGGGCGCGGCGGAGGATTTCGAGCATCGTCCGGTGCTCGATGCTCAGGGTTTCGGCCACGACAGCGTCGAGTTTCTCCTCGCCAGCGAGATGGTGCCCCCAGAGCTACAGGAGGCTTGGGAGGCTGTCGCTCGCCAGGTGTTGCTGGAAGTGGACGCGCACATGGACTTCGTGCCAGCGAGTCGATGGATTCGCTGCCATGGTGATTGCCACGCTGGCAACGTGCTGTGGCGCGAGTACACGCCCTGGTTCGTGGACTTCGACGACGCGCGGACCGCGCCTCGCATCCAAGACCTGTGGATGTTGCTCTCTGGCGATCGCGATCGCCAGCAAGCCCAGCTAGCAAAACTGATCGCAGGCTACCGTGAATTCTGCGATTTCGATAGTACGGAGTTGAATCTCATCGAGTCGCTGAGATCCCTGCGTATGCTTCATCACAGCGCCTGGCTAGCCCGGCGTTGGGATGATCCGGCCTTCCCTCCCGCCTTTCCTTGGTTTGGCACCCAGCGCTACTGGGAGCAGCAAATTCTCGAGCTGAAGGAGCAGTTGGCTGCGATGCGTGAGCCGCCGCTGGAGCTGCTCTGA
- the rlmKL gene encoding bifunctional 23S rRNA (guanine(2069)-N(7))-methyltransferase RlmK/23S rRNA (guanine(2445)-N(2))-methyltransferase RlmL, producing MTCARHLPSLLLQEVGEFGFEQVQERAGAVIASGELEAAYRACLWSRTAGRVLMELGAGSAADGDALYATVREIDWSEHLGPKQTLSVAATLQRARIRHSHFAAQRVKDAIVDQWRERSGERPDVQPTRPDVPLHVLVRGEQAVISVDLSGEPLHRRGYRLEQGAAPLRETLAAALLMRAGWPQIAAAGGAFVDPMCGAGTLLIEAAWIAGDVAPGLPARRYWGFDGWLGHDRELWERLLEQASSRASAARDRLATGRVRGFDADGKVLRIAQGNLVRAGLGDHVPLSRREIADDGSLSDLPAKGLVLANPPYGERLGEQRELAALYASLGQHLRRHYRAGWAGAVFTGNPPLGRELGLRATRTHRFMNGPIDCRLLQFDLGQVSRPVSDKRERGPSDLSAGGRELANRLAKNLRNLSRWRRRESVTCYRLYDGDLPEYRFAIDLYETVQGQLHAHVQEYAAPAKIDQARARERVRDALGAVREALSLSPTQVHLKRRQRQRGSTQYARQADRNDRLEVSEHGYRLEVNLDDYLDTGLFLDHRPLRRWVMEQADGADFLNLFAYTGAVTVAAAAGGARATTSVDLSATYLDWAQRNLAMNVPEGPWSKAAHQFIRADVMGWLAQRWEGPQARYDVIFVDPPSFSTSKRVEGTFDVQRDHVDLLLRALRLLKAGGTLLFSNNLRGFKFDQAALLARAGVIAIDDLTRDSIPLDFARNPRIHHCWRLRRT from the coding sequence CTGACCTGTGCCCGGCACCTGCCGTCCCTACTGTTGCAAGAGGTTGGCGAGTTCGGCTTCGAGCAGGTGCAGGAGCGCGCAGGCGCGGTGATTGCCAGCGGTGAGTTGGAAGCTGCCTACCGTGCCTGCCTGTGGTCGCGCACGGCCGGGCGCGTCCTGATGGAGCTCGGTGCCGGTTCGGCCGCAGATGGTGACGCGCTCTACGCGACGGTGCGCGAGATCGACTGGAGCGAGCACCTGGGACCGAAGCAGACTCTCTCCGTAGCCGCCACCCTGCAGCGTGCACGCATCCGTCATAGCCACTTCGCCGCCCAGCGAGTAAAGGACGCCATCGTCGACCAATGGCGCGAGCGTAGCGGCGAGCGCCCCGACGTGCAGCCGACGCGCCCCGACGTGCCCCTGCACGTGCTGGTTCGCGGCGAGCAGGCGGTGATCTCCGTCGACCTGTCCGGAGAACCCTTGCATCGGCGCGGCTACCGGTTGGAGCAGGGGGCGGCACCGCTGCGAGAGACCCTCGCCGCGGCGTTGCTGATGCGTGCCGGATGGCCGCAGATCGCTGCTGCTGGCGGCGCATTCGTCGACCCGATGTGCGGCGCGGGCACGCTACTCATTGAGGCGGCGTGGATAGCCGGTGATGTTGCGCCTGGTCTGCCGGCTCGCCGCTACTGGGGCTTTGACGGCTGGCTCGGACACGACCGGGAGCTTTGGGAGCGCTTGCTGGAACAGGCAAGCTCGCGCGCAAGCGCTGCTCGAGATCGCTTGGCGACGGGGCGCGTACGGGGATTCGATGCCGACGGCAAGGTCTTGCGTATCGCCCAGGGCAACCTTGTGCGTGCAGGCCTGGGCGATCACGTGCCGCTAAGTCGTCGCGAGATTGCGGATGATGGGTCGCTCTCGGATCTGCCGGCTAAGGGGCTAGTGCTCGCGAATCCGCCCTACGGTGAAAGGTTGGGTGAACAGCGCGAGCTTGCGGCGCTGTACGCGAGTCTCGGTCAGCACCTGCGTCGCCACTACCGGGCGGGTTGGGCTGGCGCCGTGTTCACGGGCAATCCACCCCTTGGTCGCGAGCTCGGCCTGCGAGCCACTCGCACGCACCGCTTCATGAACGGTCCTATCGACTGTCGCTTGCTGCAGTTCGACCTCGGGCAGGTGAGCCGACCGGTCTCGGACAAGCGCGAGCGGGGGCCTTCCGATCTATCCGCCGGCGGCCGTGAGCTGGCAAACCGCCTGGCCAAGAACCTGCGCAACCTCTCGCGCTGGCGGCGCCGAGAGAGTGTGACGTGCTATCGCCTCTACGATGGCGACCTGCCGGAGTACCGTTTCGCGATCGACCTCTACGAGACCGTGCAAGGACAACTGCACGCGCACGTGCAAGAGTACGCTGCGCCCGCCAAGATCGATCAGGCACGCGCCCGCGAACGGGTGCGTGATGCCTTAGGGGCCGTGCGCGAGGCGCTTTCCCTGTCGCCGACGCAGGTGCACCTCAAACGGCGCCAGCGCCAACGCGGCAGTACCCAATATGCCCGTCAGGCAGATCGCAACGATCGCCTCGAGGTGAGCGAACACGGTTATCGCCTTGAGGTGAATCTGGATGATTACCTAGATACGGGCCTGTTCTTGGATCATCGGCCCCTGCGGCGCTGGGTGATGGAGCAAGCTGACGGCGCGGACTTTCTAAATCTCTTCGCGTACACGGGGGCGGTGACCGTCGCAGCTGCAGCAGGCGGCGCCCGTGCCACCACCAGCGTCGATCTCTCCGCGACCTATCTCGATTGGGCGCAGCGCAATCTCGCCATGAACGTCCCTGAAGGCCCTTGGTCGAAGGCGGCTCATCAGTTCATCAGAGCTGATGTGATGGGATGGCTGGCGCAGCGCTGGGAGGGGCCGCAGGCGCGCTACGATGTAATCTTCGTCGACCCGCCGAGCTTTTCCACATCCAAGCGCGTGGAGGGCACCTTTGATGTGCAGCGTGATCACGTTGACCTGCTGCTGCGAGCCCTGCGCTTGTTGAAAGCGGGTGGGACTCTACTGTTTTCGAACAACTTGCGCGGTTTCAAGTTCGATCAGGCCGCGCTGCTGGCGCGGGCGGGTGTGATAGCGATCGACGATCTCACCCGGGACAGCATCCCGCTGGACTTTGCGCGCAACCCGCGCATCCACCATTGCTGGCGTCTGCGCCGCACTTAA
- a CDS encoding dynamin family protein produces MSQLQLSSLEERLHRLETHLQRENPVLLEVVKAFRQLDQVTHRLGLTEPNESLASQVSWFPVVALLGTFSAGKSTFVNSYLGQRLQLTGNQAVDDKFTVVCYGPNEQPQVLPGLALDSDPRFPFYKISHQIEEVSDGDAERMDAFLQLKACNSEAIRGKILIDSPGFDSDEQRAATLAIIEHIIDLADLVLVFFDARHPEPGAMQQTLKHLVGDVKDRPDFNKFMYILNQVDATAREDNPEEVFAAWQRALASQGLTAGRFYRIYDVASALPIEDEALAARFEAKRKVDADEINMRLDRVEVERAYRVTGALERTARAVRDDMMPTVREARRWWKRRSLILDAAAMGALLLVALGTSVAFGMWEGFSFTPPWTGLAEQFPFINWVLLAVLIALIAYLHLVLRRAASGQTVKHFGAKLEGNTHRDWILNAIRKNTSGWMLAVADQPTGWGPLTRRKLDTVLANAGRFIETLNDRFAVPSGEGDGGKKRG; encoded by the coding sequence ATGTCCCAACTGCAACTCTCCAGTCTGGAAGAGCGCCTGCACCGTCTGGAAACGCATCTACAGCGGGAGAACCCCGTACTTCTCGAGGTCGTAAAGGCCTTTCGCCAGCTCGATCAGGTAACTCATCGCCTCGGCCTGACCGAGCCCAACGAATCCCTGGCCTCGCAGGTGTCGTGGTTCCCGGTGGTCGCCCTGCTCGGCACTTTCTCCGCGGGTAAGTCAACATTCGTAAACTCCTACCTGGGCCAGCGTTTACAGCTGACGGGCAACCAAGCGGTCGACGACAAGTTCACGGTGGTTTGCTACGGCCCCAACGAGCAGCCCCAGGTGCTGCCAGGCCTAGCATTGGACAGCGACCCTCGCTTCCCCTTCTACAAGATCAGTCATCAGATCGAAGAGGTATCCGACGGCGACGCCGAACGCATGGACGCCTTCCTGCAGCTAAAGGCCTGCAACTCAGAGGCGATCCGCGGCAAGATTCTGATCGACTCCCCGGGCTTCGACTCGGACGAACAACGCGCCGCGACGCTCGCCATCATCGAGCACATTATCGACCTGGCAGACCTGGTGCTGGTGTTCTTCGACGCGCGTCACCCTGAACCGGGCGCCATGCAGCAAACGCTCAAGCACCTGGTAGGCGACGTGAAGGATCGGCCGGACTTCAACAAGTTCATGTACATCCTCAACCAGGTAGACGCTACGGCTCGCGAGGACAACCCAGAGGAGGTCTTCGCCGCCTGGCAGCGTGCCCTGGCCAGCCAGGGCCTGACAGCGGGCCGCTTCTACCGCATCTACGACGTCGCTTCCGCCCTGCCTATCGAAGACGAAGCGCTAGCCGCCCGCTTCGAGGCAAAGCGCAAGGTAGACGCTGACGAGATCAACATGCGTCTGGACCGGGTGGAAGTAGAGCGCGCCTACCGCGTGACCGGCGCCCTGGAACGCACGGCGCGGGCCGTGCGCGACGACATGATGCCGACCGTGCGCGAGGCACGCCGCTGGTGGAAGCGACGCTCGCTGATCCTCGATGCCGCGGCGATGGGCGCGCTGCTCTTGGTCGCCCTCGGCACCAGCGTAGCCTTCGGGATGTGGGAGGGGTTCTCCTTTACTCCGCCCTGGACGGGCCTCGCCGAGCAGTTCCCGTTCATCAACTGGGTGTTACTGGCCGTACTGATCGCCCTTATCGCGTATCTGCACCTGGTGTTGAGACGGGCCGCCAGCGGGCAGACCGTAAAGCACTTCGGCGCGAAGCTCGAAGGCAACACGCATCGCGACTGGATCTTGAACGCCATCCGCAAGAACACCTCCGGCTGGATGCTGGCCGTGGCGGATCAGCCGACCGGGTGGGGCCCGCTGACGCGACGCAAGCTCGACACGGTACTCGCCAACGCCGGGCGCTTCATCGAGACCCTCAACGATCGCTTCGCCGTGCCCAGCGGCGAGGGCGATGGCGGCAAGAAGAGGGGCTGA
- a CDS encoding flavin reductase family protein — MTLDLSNDAERRRLRDVLGTFATGVTVVTTRDEAGDPIGITVNSFTSVSLSPPLILWCLGRESAALQAYRNASHFAVNVLSEKQQALATHFASKRTDKFTDLGGVIDGIAGVPLLANCIGQLQCATRQAHDGGDHVILLGEVLAMKESAGKPLLFHRGRFTAEGPSEA; from the coding sequence ATGACCCTCGATCTTTCCAACGATGCCGAACGTCGGCGCTTGCGCGATGTGCTCGGCACCTTCGCCACCGGCGTCACGGTGGTCACCACCCGCGACGAGGCTGGCGACCCCATCGGCATCACCGTCAACAGCTTCACCAGCGTGTCCCTGTCGCCACCGCTGATCCTTTGGTGCCTAGGCCGGGAGTCTGCCGCCCTGCAGGCGTACCGCAACGCCAGCCATTTCGCTGTCAACGTGCTGAGCGAGAAACAGCAAGCGCTTGCTACCCATTTCGCCAGCAAGCGGACGGACAAGTTCACAGACCTAGGCGGAGTCATCGACGGTATCGCCGGCGTGCCCTTGCTCGCCAACTGCATCGGACAGCTTCAGTGCGCCACGCGCCAAGCCCACGATGGCGGTGACCACGTGATCCTGCTCGGAGAGGTCTTGGCGATGAAGGAGAGCGCCGGCAAGCCCCTGCTCTTCCACCGTGGCCGCTTCACGGCCGAGGGTCCATCCGAGGCTTGA